The DNA segment CGGTCACGGCGACGAGGGCGGATGGTTCCAAGGTGGAATTCGACGCGGTGGTGCGCATCGACACCCCCGGTGAGGCGGACTACTACCGCAACGGCGGCATCCTGCAGTACGTGCTGCGCAAGATGACTGCCTGAGATCCCGCACTCACGAGCGCCGTCGCGGCCCGTGACAGTGCTATGAACGATCCGGCGCCGGTACCCGGCGCCGGATCGTTCTGTGTCGCGGGGTTGCGGGAGGCACTGGTGCACGAAGGCGGGACCTGGGCGAGCGGTGCGGGGCGGACGGCGCCGTGAGCACCCCGGATCTGCTCGTGGGACTGGTGGTCGCGGTCGGCGCGATCGTGCAGGGTGCCGTCGGCTACGGCATGAACCTGCTCGCCGTGCCACTGGCCGCGCTGATCGAACCCGCTTTCATCCCGGTGCCGCTCATGCTCATCGCCAGCACGCACGGCCTGCTGACCATGGTCAGGGAGTACCGGGACATCGACTGGCGGGGCGTGTGGTGGGCGATGTCGGGCAGGGTACCCGGCACGGCGCTTGGCGTGCTCGCCGTCGCGACCCTCGCCGACGGCCCGTTCTCGATGGTCGTCGGGACGGCCGTGCTCACCTGCGTCGTGTTGTCGGTGCTTTCCTGGCGGCCCCGGCCCGACCCTGGACCATTGCTTGTCGCCGGAGTCGCCAGCGGGACCTTCGGCACCGCGGCTTCGATTGGCGGCCCCCCGATCGCGTTGTTGTACCAGCACAGTTCCGGCCCCAGGATTCGCGCGACGCTCGCGGCCTGCTTCGGCCTGGGAACTCTGCTTTCACTGGCGGGACTGGGCATCGGCGGGCAACTGCACCCGCATCAGTTCGTGCTCGCCGCGTGGTTGCTGCCGTTTCTGCTCGCCGGTTTCCTGTTGTCGGGACCGCTGCGCAGGTGGCTGGACGGCGGGAGGATCAGGGTTGCCGTGCTCGGCGTCGCGGCGATCAGCGCGACGATGCTCATCCTGCGCGGCGCGCTTGCCTGAGCGCGAGTCCCCCGCCCAGGACGGCGAGATCCGCACTCAGGACCGTGAGATCCGCAGTCAGAACGGCGAGTTCGGCGCTCAGGACGGCGAGTTGCCTGCTCGGTCCGGGCCGTGGCGCCGCTACGCGGTTCCCGGTTCGCCGATGACCGGATCGAGGTAGCCGAGCAACGCCTCGCGTAGTTCGCCGATCCAGATCTCGCGTTCGGCTTCCGGCGCCGCGACCACCGTGGACAGCAGCGCGCCGAAGATCTGGGTCGCGACGATCGCGACGGTGCGCACCCGGTCGGCCGGCAACGCGGGCACCCGCGTCTGGACCACCTCGGAGATCCTGCCGACGACCGCCTGGTGCAGCTTCCTTGTCGGCGCCGAGAGCCGTTCCGGCATGTCGGTGGCCGCGAACAGCGCCTTGAACCCCGGATTGGCGATGTTGACCTCGATCATCGGCGTCACCATGCGATCGATCAGCTCGGGCAGCGGCAAGCTCGCGAAGCCGGGATCGAACGCCTTCTCGTGCGCGGCTCGCAGGGCTGTCTGGTAGCGCTGGGCCAGCGTCTCGGCGATGGCCTCCTTGTTCGCGAAGAACTGGTACAGGGTTCCCGGAGAGACACCGGCGCGAGCCGCGATGGCGTTCGTGGTCGCCTTCGCGTAGCCGGCCTCGGCGAAGACCTCGGCCGCCGCGTCGGCGATCTGCTCCATCCTGCGCACCCCACGTGCTTGCCGCTTGCGTTGCGCCTGCTCTTCGGGCACCAAGCCTCCCCGTTTGACAAACACGAGCAAACGCTCGTAATTTTGAACGCGAGCAATCGCTCGCATTTCGCTTGAGTCTAGCGCCACCCCGAGGAGCTGTCGTCGTGTCCCTGTCCCCTCCGCTCACTTCCCGGCCGCCGGTGCTGGAACGGCTCGGCCGGTTCGCCGTGCGCCGCCGCCGGTGGGTGCTGCTCGTCGGCGCCCTCGTCACGGTCGCGGCCGGTGTCTTCGGCGCCGGTGCGCTCAACGCCCTGTCACTGTCCAGAATCGACGCGCCGGGCTCGGAGTCCGACCGCGCTCGCACCGTGCTCGCGGAACAGTTCGACACCGGTCCCGCCAACCTCGTCTTCCTCGTCACGGCGACCGAGGGCACCGTGGACGATCCCGCCGTCG comes from the Prauserella marina genome and includes:
- a CDS encoding sulfite exporter TauE/SafE family protein; this encodes MSTPDLLVGLVVAVGAIVQGAVGYGMNLLAVPLAALIEPAFIPVPLMLIASTHGLLTMVREYRDIDWRGVWWAMSGRVPGTALGVLAVATLADGPFSMVVGTAVLTCVVLSVLSWRPRPDPGPLLVAGVASGTFGTAASIGGPPIALLYQHSSGPRIRATLAACFGLGTLLSLAGLGIGGQLHPHQFVLAAWLLPFLLAGFLLSGPLRRWLDGGRIRVAVLGVAAISATMLILRGALA
- a CDS encoding TetR/AcrR family transcriptional regulator encodes the protein MPEEQAQRKRQARGVRRMEQIADAAAEVFAEAGYAKATTNAIAARAGVSPGTLYQFFANKEAIAETLAQRYQTALRAAHEKAFDPGFASLPLPELIDRMVTPMIEVNIANPGFKALFAATDMPERLSAPTRKLHQAVVGRISEVVQTRVPALPADRVRTVAIVATQIFGALLSTVVAAPEAEREIWIGELREALLGYLDPVIGEPGTA